From the genome of Fimbriimonadaceae bacterium, one region includes:
- a CDS encoding MoaD/ThiS family protein: MVRVVLPHHLRNLARVGAEVSVDVAGPVSVASILDALERDYPNLRGTIRDHGTLKRRPFLRFFACGEDWSMEPPETELPEAIATGEEPFLVIGAIAGG; the protein is encoded by the coding sequence ATGGTTCGAGTCGTGCTTCCCCACCACCTCCGCAACCTCGCCCGCGTGGGTGCGGAGGTGTCCGTGGACGTTGCCGGTCCGGTGTCTGTCGCCTCGATCCTCGACGCTTTGGAAAGGGACTACCCCAATCTCAGGGGCACGATCCGCGACCACGGGACGCTGAAACGGCGACCCTTCCTTCGGTTTTTCGCTTGCGGCGAGGACTGGTCTATGGAGCCACCGGAGACCGAGCTTCCCGAAGCGATCGCGACGGGCGAAGAGCCGTTCCTGGTCATCGGCGCAATCGCCGGCGGCTGA
- the moeB gene encoding molybdopterin-synthase adenylyltransferase MoeB yields the protein MKPKVVGQSDGLSREEILRYSRHLIMPKVGLEGQRRLKGASVLLIGAGGLGSPAAMYLAAAGVGRIGLVDFDVVDLTNLQRQVIHGTDDVGRSKLDSAAETIRGINPHVRVDRHEVLLSSENALEILSDYDVVVDGTDNFPTRYLVNDACVMLGKPNVYGSIFRFDGQTSVLAHPDGPCYRCLFPEPPPPGLVPSCAEGGVLGILPGVIGLIQATEAVKLILGKGEPLVGRLLLYDALAMRFRELAIRRDPSCPVCGDQATVTELIDYHDFCGVPGHGSNQAVFEDEISVGELKKLRDAGAPHVLIDVREPHEWEINRIEGARLIPLQDLAARMNELDTADEIVVYCLSGARSAEACLFLRTAGFGKVRNVAGGIRAWVEHVEPEQATY from the coding sequence ATGAAGCCGAAGGTGGTTGGGCAATCCGACGGGCTCTCCCGCGAAGAGATTCTCCGGTACAGCCGGCACCTGATCATGCCCAAGGTGGGCCTTGAGGGCCAACGGCGACTCAAAGGGGCAAGCGTCCTGCTCATTGGGGCAGGGGGTCTTGGCTCCCCCGCAGCGATGTATCTGGCCGCCGCCGGAGTTGGGCGAATAGGATTGGTGGACTTCGACGTGGTGGACCTGACGAATCTTCAGCGCCAGGTCATCCACGGCACCGACGATGTAGGGCGCAGCAAACTGGACTCGGCGGCTGAGACGATCCGCGGCATCAACCCCCACGTGAGGGTAGATCGCCACGAGGTGTTGCTCTCGAGCGAGAACGCGCTCGAGATTCTCTCCGACTACGACGTGGTGGTCGACGGGACGGACAACTTTCCGACGCGCTACCTCGTGAACGACGCTTGTGTGATGCTTGGCAAGCCGAACGTCTACGGCTCGATCTTCCGGTTCGACGGCCAAACTTCGGTTTTGGCGCATCCGGACGGGCCGTGCTACCGTTGTCTCTTCCCCGAGCCCCCTCCTCCCGGGTTGGTTCCGAGCTGCGCGGAGGGCGGAGTGTTGGGCATCTTGCCGGGCGTGATCGGGCTCATCCAGGCCACGGAAGCGGTGAAGCTGATTCTTGGCAAGGGCGAACCGTTGGTGGGTCGACTCCTCCTTTACGACGCGCTGGCGATGCGGTTCCGCGAACTTGCGATCCGTCGCGACCCCAGTTGCCCGGTGTGCGGCGACCAAGCCACGGTGACGGAGTTGATCGACTACCACGATTTCTGCGGCGTGCCCGGGCACGGCTCCAACCAAGCGGTGTTCGAGGACGAGATTTCGGTCGGGGAGCTGAAGAAGCTGCGGGACGCGGGCGCGCCCCACGTGCTCATCGACGTGCGGGAGCCTCACGAGTGGGAGATCAACCGAATCGAAGGAGCGCGGCTCATCCCGTTGCAGGACCTTGCGGCACGCATGAACGAGTTGGACACCGCTGACGAGATCGTCGTCTACTGCCTCTCCGGCGCCCGCAGCGCGGAGGCGTGCCTATTCCTTCGTACGGCTGGTTTCGGCAAGGTGCGCAACGTCGCCGGGGGCATCCGTGCCTGGGTCGAGCACGTGGAACCGGAACAGGCGACGTACTAG
- a CDS encoding glycosyltransferase family 4 protein — MSDRTDYPYPERVRCEISEQDLESYGPAADFINHARYDVLSVQHEYGIFGGEAGSYLLRLVREAKMPIVTTLHTVLREPSNAQREVLDELLQLSERVVVMSKKAVGFLSDVHAVPLDKIDLIPHGIPDIAQAAGSDFRATLGIEGPMILTFGLLSPDKGIQYVIEAMPEIVRTHPGTTYFVVGATHPNVRASAGESYRESLVALAERLGVAGNIRFVDRFVTSEELVDYLAAMDLYITPYLNPHQITSGTLAYAVGAGKAVISTPYWYAEELLAEGRGRLVPFRDAEAIAKEVCAIQSSPEERLEMGRRAADYGRQMLWPEVGRRYLESFARASRESSERLRELVHPTQLSRWSPESLPSIRLDHLHDLSDDTGILQHANFAIPNRPEGYCVDDNARALLYTVFLAELKPLSARTARLQSRYLSFVHHAYNPDNGRFRNFMSFDRRWLESAGSEDSHGRALWALGVTARRCEIASRRHLARNLFELGAPALLETTSLRTWAYGVLAIGEYLLAPDSDPKMRLLLRTMADRLWTAYQTSQSPEWPWFEHRLTYANARLAQALLVAGHTLENQAMSDAGLDSLAWLMDIQTGPGGVFAPIGSNGFYLRGEERSMFDQQPIEAAGSVSACLAAGTLTGNPVWRSEALRAFRWFLGENMLGLPAYDPSTGGCCDGLHAERVNRNQGAESTLSYLMALAELRKTPHSIRTRPMETFSHEIKPV; from the coding sequence ATGAGCGACCGCACCGATTACCCCTACCCTGAGCGCGTTCGGTGCGAGATTTCCGAACAGGACCTGGAGTCTTACGGCCCCGCGGCCGACTTCATCAACCACGCGAGATACGACGTGCTTTCGGTTCAGCACGAATACGGCATCTTTGGCGGCGAGGCCGGCAGCTACCTGCTTCGGCTGGTGCGCGAGGCGAAGATGCCGATCGTCACGACGCTCCACACCGTGCTGCGCGAGCCCTCCAACGCCCAGAGAGAAGTCCTGGACGAGCTCCTTCAACTCTCCGAGCGAGTCGTGGTCATGAGCAAGAAGGCGGTCGGATTCCTCTCCGACGTCCACGCCGTTCCTCTGGACAAGATCGATCTCATCCCCCACGGGATTCCCGACATCGCCCAAGCGGCGGGTTCGGACTTCCGCGCGACACTGGGAATCGAGGGTCCGATGATCCTCACCTTTGGCCTTCTCTCGCCGGACAAGGGCATTCAGTACGTGATCGAGGCGATGCCCGAGATCGTGCGCACCCACCCGGGGACGACCTACTTCGTTGTGGGCGCAACGCACCCGAACGTTCGCGCCTCGGCAGGCGAGAGCTATCGCGAAAGCCTGGTCGCGCTCGCCGAACGCCTTGGCGTGGCAGGAAACATCCGCTTCGTCGATCGGTTCGTGACCAGCGAAGAGCTGGTCGACTACCTGGCCGCGATGGACCTGTACATCACCCCGTATCTGAACCCCCACCAGATCACGTCGGGAACGCTCGCGTATGCCGTTGGGGCGGGCAAGGCGGTCATTTCCACGCCCTACTGGTACGCCGAAGAGCTGCTTGCCGAGGGCAGAGGCAGGCTCGTGCCGTTTCGGGACGCCGAAGCGATCGCCAAGGAGGTGTGTGCGATCCAATCGAGCCCCGAGGAGCGCCTCGAGATGGGCCGGCGCGCCGCCGACTACGGCCGCCAAATGCTGTGGCCCGAAGTGGGACGGAGGTATCTCGAATCCTTCGCCCGAGCGAGCCGAGAGAGCTCCGAGAGGCTTCGGGAGCTGGTGCATCCGACGCAGCTCTCCAGGTGGTCGCCGGAATCGCTCCCCTCGATTCGACTCGACCACCTCCACGATCTCAGCGACGACACGGGCATCCTCCAGCACGCGAACTTCGCCATTCCCAACCGCCCGGAGGGGTACTGCGTCGACGACAACGCACGGGCGCTTCTGTACACCGTGTTCTTGGCCGAACTCAAGCCGCTTTCGGCGAGGACGGCTCGACTCCAGAGCCGCTACCTCAGCTTCGTCCACCACGCGTACAACCCCGACAACGGCCGGTTCCGAAACTTCATGAGCTTCGACCGGCGGTGGCTCGAATCCGCAGGTTCGGAAGACTCGCATGGAAGGGCACTCTGGGCTCTTGGCGTCACGGCCCGCCGGTGCGAGATCGCATCCCGGCGCCATCTGGCCCGCAACCTCTTCGAGCTGGGCGCCCCCGCACTCTTGGAAACGACGAGCCTTCGCACTTGGGCGTACGGCGTCTTGGCAATCGGCGAATACCTGCTTGCGCCAGACAGCGATCCCAAGATGCGGCTTCTGCTCCGGACGATGGCCGATCGACTCTGGACCGCCTACCAAACGTCCCAGAGCCCCGAGTGGCCCTGGTTCGAACATCGACTCACCTACGCCAACGCCCGCCTCGCCCAAGCCTTGCTCGTCGCGGGACACACCCTTGAGAACCAGGCCATGAGCGATGCGGGGCTGGACTCGCTCGCGTGGCTCATGGACATCCAGACCGGCCCAGGCGGAGTCTTCGCGCCCATCGGTTCGAACGGCTTCTACCTGCGCGGCGAAGAGCGCAGTATGTTCGACCAGCAGCCGATCGAGGCGGCGGGCTCCGTCTCCGCGTGTCTCGCGGCGGGCACTCTCACTGGCAACCCCGTCTGGAGATCCGAGGCCCTGCGGGCATTCCGTTGGTTCCTAGGCGAAAACATGCTCGGACTGCCAGCCTACGATCCGAGCACGGGCGGCTGCTGCGACGGCCTTCATGCCGAGCGGGTCAATCGCAACCAGGGTGCCGAGTCGACCCTTTCCTACCTCATGGCATTGGCGGAACTTCGCAAGACCCCTCATTCCATTCGAACCCGCCCCATGGAGACCTTCTCGCATGAAATCAAACCAGTTTGA